Proteins found in one Lycium ferocissimum isolate CSIRO_LF1 chromosome 6, AGI_CSIRO_Lferr_CH_V1, whole genome shotgun sequence genomic segment:
- the LOC132060466 gene encoding uncharacterized protein LOC132060466 produces the protein MTLSRRTSQISRLLSSKQEEYEEDEDIQEDEYIQEDEEDEDIESRPSNPKLQHRRGRQSKLTPHQILYLAALENNWGLAKPILDKDPSLATAKITERDERVLHIAVSASSTQFVRELVKLMKEDDLKLESAVGTTAFCFAAVSGVIEIAKAMIEINENLPNIPDNDGTTPITFAAFLGNKDMVSYLNEVTNLEQLEKKELFQLLEVTIEHEIYDGALKILKRVKKIPVARVSNLLNVLSKKPLTISSENPEGKWGQFIHLLNSGFQRACLLLTRMFMIVPFIPWFKRIGVLQEKSSQREQAGVLLKKLWAKCERQLSEEKLSKLVEDEEILHTAARAGNVEFLAVLIRNHPDLIWKVDKKKRTIFHVAVLHREEKVFSLIRQIGTIKDLIILIQDVDGNNILHLAGMLGQPSDLKQELEQQQLEEKPTEESISEIKEISATDPAEQFKQEPLQELIREIKQIKSTVCFKESDKIMPPSLLKVSGAALRMQREIMWFKEVEKTVPSSLLKDKNKDGKTPGQLFSEEHKQLLKEGEAWMKDTANYCMIVAALIATVMFAAAFTVPGGNNNDDGTPIMLKSNAFAVFVTSDAVALFSSIISIIMLLSILTSRYTEDDFLVALPAKILCGLTALFISIVSMLVAFAATFFLVYNYHRAYKPKVIAAFAGLPVALFAGLQFSLWLDTAKSTCSSKFLFTPGKHRIYNKQICHNREAGYIFSRFNK, from the exons ATGACTCTATCACGGAGAACATCTCAAATCAGCCGACTTTTGTCATCTAAGCAAGAAGAATATGAGGAAGATGAAGATATTCAAGAAGATGAATATATTCAAGAAGATGAGGAAGATGAAGATATTGAAAGTCGACCTTCTAATCCCAAACTGCAGCATCGTA GAGGCAGGCAGTCCAAGCTAACACCACATCAGATTCTTTATCTAGCTGCTTTGGAAAATAACTGGGGACTTGCTAAGCCTATTTTGGACAAAGATCCAAGTTTAGCGACTGCAAAAATAACGGAACGGGATGAACGAGTTCTACATATTGCCGTTTCAGCAAGCAGCACCCAATTTGTAAGAGAGCTAGTGAAACTGATGAAGGAAGatgatttgaaattggaaagTGCGGTCGGAACTACTGCATTTTGTTTTGCAGCAGTGTCAGGGGTTATTGAAATTGCTAAAGCAATGATAGAAATCAATGAGAATCTGCCTAACATACCCGACAATGATGGAACCACACCAATAACTTTTGCAGCTTTCCTCGGGAACAAAGATATGGTCTCGTATCTCAACGAGGTCACAAATCTTGAACAGctagaaaaaaaagaactatTTCAGCTTCTTGAAGTCACAATTGAGCATGAGATCTATG ATGGGGCATTAAAAATACTCAAAAGGGTCAAAAAGATACCCGTTGCCAGAGTTTCAAATCTCTTAAATGTGTTATCTAAAAAGCCTTTAACAATCAGTAGCGAAAATCCAGAGGGAAAGTGGGGTCAGTTCATTCATCTGTTAAATTCCGGATTTCAGCGAGCTTGTTTGCTACTTACAAGAATGTTTATGATAGTACCATTTATCCCGT GGTTTAAAAGGATTGGAGTTCTTCAAGAGAAATCTTCACAGAGGGAGCAAGCTGGTGTGCTACTTAAGAAGCTGTGGGCAAAATGTGAACGACAATTGTCAGAGGAGAAGCTTTCAAAGCTAGTCGAGGACGAAGAAATACTCCATACTGCTGCAAGAGCGGGAAATGTAGAGTTTTTGGCTGTGCTTATTCGCAATCATCCTGATCTCATATGGAAAGTCGACAAAAAAAAGCGGACCATTTTCCATGTTGCAGTTTTACATCGAGAGGAAAAAGTCTTTAGTCTTATACGCCAAATAGGAACAATTAAAGACTTAATTATTCTAATACAAGATGTTGATGGCAATAACATTCTACATTTGGCTGGAATGTTGGGGCAGCCTAGTGATCTTAAGCAGGAACTTGAGCAACAACAGCTTGAAGAGAAGCCAACAGAGGAATCGATTAGCGAGATAAAAGAGATAAGTGCGACAGATCCTGCAGAACAGTTTAAACAGGAGCCGCTACAAGAATTGATTAGAGAGATAAAACAGATAAAATCGACAGTGTGCTTTAAG GAGTCCGATAAGATTATGCCGCCTTCACTTCTGAAAGTATCTGGTGCTGCTCTTCGAATGCAAAGAGAGATAATGTGGTTTAAG GAGGTGGAGAAAACTGTACCATCTTCACTCCTCAAGGATAAAAACAAAGATGGCAAAACGCCGGGGCAATTATTCTCGGAGGAGCACAAGCAGTTACTCAAAGAAGGGGAAGCGTGGATGAAAGACACTGCAAATTATTGTATGATTGTTGCAGCTTTGATTGCCACAGTCATGTTTGCTGCTGCCTTCACTGTTCCAGGCGGTAATAACAACGATGACGGCACTCCAATAATGCTAAAATCAAATGCCTTTGCGGTTTTTGTCACATCAGATGCTGTGGCACTCTTCAGTTCAATTATTTCCATCATTATGTTATTATCCATACTCACGTCTCGCTACACTGAAGATGATTTTCTTGTGGCATTGCCTGCCAAGATATTGTGTGGACTCACGGCACTCTTCATCTCGATAGTTAGCATGCTTGTGGCTTTTGCAGCAACTTTCTTCTTGGTCTATAATTATCATAGGGCCTATAAGCCCAAGGTCATTGCTGCTTTTGCTGGACTTCCTGTAGCTTTGTTTGCGGGTTTACAGTTTAGCCTATGGTTGGATACGGCGAAATCAACATGCTCGTCCAAATTTCTATTTACACCAGGAAAGCATAGGATTTATAACAAACAGATCTGTCACAACAGAGAAGCGGGCTACATTTTCAGTCGTTTTAATAAGTGA
- the LOC132060531 gene encoding non-specific lipid-transfer protein 1-like: MDRSIFVCGLVVLALIIAISSVNGNDQCPNTIVKLLPCRGFLMGKGDISVPCCNGVKVLMKMATSDDDLKLQNMCECLKKEALAIGVIQERANQIPQLCNVNLSIPIDPNVDCKKLKTSSSTGEFKLKNYKNTGIMAFRRPNYNHHNYHSIPRKKPLIVN; the protein is encoded by the exons atggaTCGTTCGATTTTTGTTTGCGGGTTAGTGGTTTTAGCTCTTATTATTGCAATTAGTTCTGTTAATGGAAACGATCAATGCCCTAATACCATTGTTAAGCTTTTGCCATGCAGAGGTTTTTTAATGGGAAAGGGTGATATTAGTGTCCCTTGTTGCAACGGTGTTAAGGTATTAATGAAAATGGCTACTTCTGATGATGATTTGAAGCTTCAAAATATGTGTGAATGTCTCAAGAAAGAAGCTTTGGCTATTGGAGTAATTCAAGAAAGAGCTAACCAAATTCCTCAACTTTGCAACGTCAATCTTTCCATTCCTATTGATCCTAATGTGGATTGCAAAAA ATTAAAAACTTCATCATCTACTGGAGAGTTCAAGCTGAAGAATTACAAGAATACTGGGATCATGGCTTTCAGAAGACCAAATTATAATCATCACAATTACCATTCAATACCTCGTAAGAAGCCTCTAATAGTCAATTAA